A single genomic interval of Electrophorus electricus isolate fEleEle1 chromosome 2, fEleEle1.pri, whole genome shotgun sequence harbors:
- the rassf7a gene encoding ras association domain-containing protein 8 isoform X2, translating into MELKVWVDGVVRVVCGLSEETSCQDVVIALAQAIGQTGRYVLIQRLRDTERQLQATERPLESLAKLGQHGSEVQFYLRRTGPSSSEGLGSHDHSLPLHRPSELEPLKRGVPKKSLTFNLGPTSSPRTKPKQTPCARDSPEPRTSAPRAAHLPGPTKEEVFRHVLQQQERLQALEAQLEVLEQEVQTWERRPSPEPRRPEQALETLEQALLRSQAELEHEELWEKELRVETEQERGLRWRLGELHAKLDDCGHKLHEAAAHSDQLEQDIQRERLEAPPSQVKAEDSVGVAKAELQSRQKHGAELELELLETEKALGKAKTLLQTKQEELEELNKELRQCNLQQFIQQTGALPAPPSTRTELHPHLDQLELTLLLQDRDMDSALPSRPTAKQFLGHPRNLQNPLVSSLNPEVLTSKESSWR; encoded by the exons ATGGAGCTCAAGGTGTGGGTGGATGGCGTCGTGCGGGTGGTGTGCGGTTTGTCCGAGGAGACGTCCTGTCAGGATGTGGTCATCGCCCTGGCTCAGGCCATAG GCCAGACGGGCCGTTACGTGCTTATCCAGAGGTTGAGGGACACAGAGCGGCAACTTCAGGCCACCGAGCGGCCGTTGGAGTCCTTGGCCAAGCTCGGGCAGCATGGTAGCGAGGTGCAGTTCTACCTGCGTCGCACAGGCCCCAGCAGCAGCGAGGGCCTGGGCTCGCACGACCAttccctccccctccacagACCCTCGGAACTAGAGCCGCTGAAACGCGGAGTGCCCAAGAAGTCGCTCACCTTCAACCTGGGCCCCACTAGCTCCCCTCGCACCAAGCCTAAACAGACTCCATGTGCCAGAGACTCTCCAGAGCCTCGGACATCGGCGCCCCGCGCCGCACACCTGCCTGGCCCCACCAAAGAGGAGGTGTTCCGGCATGTTCTCCAGCAGCAGGAGCGTCTGCAAGCACTGGAGGCCCAGCTGGAGGTGCTGGAGCAGGAGGTGCAAACGTGGGAGCGGCGGCCCAGCCCGGAGCCGCGGCGTCCGGAGCAGGCCCTGGAGACTTTGGAGCAGGCGCTGCTGAGGAGCCAGGCAGAGCTGGAACACGAGGAGCTCTGGGAGAAGGAGCTGAGGGTGGAGACGGAGCAGGAGCGGGGCCTGAGGTGGAGACTTGGCGAGCTACACGCCAAGCTGGACGACTGCGGCCACAAGCTGCACGAGGCCGCCGCGCACTCGGACCAGCTGGAGCAGGACATTCAGAGGGAGAGGCTGGAGGCTCCACCCAGCCAGGTGAAGGCAGAGGATTCGGTGGGTGTAGCCAAGGCGGAGCTCCAGAGTCGGCAGAAACATGGGGCTGAGCTGGAGCTGGAACTTTTGGAGACTGAGAAGGCCCTCGGGAAGGCCAAGACTCTGCTGCAG ACTAAGCAGGAGGAACTGGAAGAGCTTAATAAGGAGCTGAGACAATGCAACCTGCAACAGTTCATCCAGCAGACCGGAGCACTTCCGGCCCCGCCTTCCACCcgtacagagctccacccacaCTTGGACCAGTTGGAGCTGACTCTGCTACTGCAGGACCGGGACATGGACAGTG CCTTACCCTCGCGGCCCACAGCCAAGCAGTTCCTGGGTCACCCACGCAACCTGCAGAACCCCCTGGTGTCCAGCCTCAACCccgagg TCCTGACATCCAAGGAGTCGTCTTGGAGGTAA
- the rassf7a gene encoding ras association domain-containing protein 8 isoform X1 → MCVAMHILWDVCARISRDSPIQQMQCSPSGSCAWSCRVDQTQIWSFSAELSSSAELMELKVWVDGVVRVVCGLSEETSCQDVVIALAQAIGQTGRYVLIQRLRDTERQLQATERPLESLAKLGQHGSEVQFYLRRTGPSSSEGLGSHDHSLPLHRPSELEPLKRGVPKKSLTFNLGPTSSPRTKPKQTPCARDSPEPRTSAPRAAHLPGPTKEEVFRHVLQQQERLQALEAQLEVLEQEVQTWERRPSPEPRRPEQALETLEQALLRSQAELEHEELWEKELRVETEQERGLRWRLGELHAKLDDCGHKLHEAAAHSDQLEQDIQRERLEAPPSQVKAEDSVGVAKAELQSRQKHGAELELELLETEKALGKAKTLLQTKQEELEELNKELRQCNLQQFIQQTGALPAPPSTRTELHPHLDQLELTLLLQDRDMDSALPSRPTAKQFLGHPRNLQNPLVSSLNPEVLTSKESSWR, encoded by the exons GAGCTGCGCCTGGTCATGCAGGGTTGATCAGACCCAGATCTGGTCTTTCTCGGCTGAGCTGAGTTCCAGTGCGGAGCTGATGGAGCTCAAGGTGTGGGTGGATGGCGTCGTGCGGGTGGTGTGCGGTTTGTCCGAGGAGACGTCCTGTCAGGATGTGGTCATCGCCCTGGCTCAGGCCATAG GCCAGACGGGCCGTTACGTGCTTATCCAGAGGTTGAGGGACACAGAGCGGCAACTTCAGGCCACCGAGCGGCCGTTGGAGTCCTTGGCCAAGCTCGGGCAGCATGGTAGCGAGGTGCAGTTCTACCTGCGTCGCACAGGCCCCAGCAGCAGCGAGGGCCTGGGCTCGCACGACCAttccctccccctccacagACCCTCGGAACTAGAGCCGCTGAAACGCGGAGTGCCCAAGAAGTCGCTCACCTTCAACCTGGGCCCCACTAGCTCCCCTCGCACCAAGCCTAAACAGACTCCATGTGCCAGAGACTCTCCAGAGCCTCGGACATCGGCGCCCCGCGCCGCACACCTGCCTGGCCCCACCAAAGAGGAGGTGTTCCGGCATGTTCTCCAGCAGCAGGAGCGTCTGCAAGCACTGGAGGCCCAGCTGGAGGTGCTGGAGCAGGAGGTGCAAACGTGGGAGCGGCGGCCCAGCCCGGAGCCGCGGCGTCCGGAGCAGGCCCTGGAGACTTTGGAGCAGGCGCTGCTGAGGAGCCAGGCAGAGCTGGAACACGAGGAGCTCTGGGAGAAGGAGCTGAGGGTGGAGACGGAGCAGGAGCGGGGCCTGAGGTGGAGACTTGGCGAGCTACACGCCAAGCTGGACGACTGCGGCCACAAGCTGCACGAGGCCGCCGCGCACTCGGACCAGCTGGAGCAGGACATTCAGAGGGAGAGGCTGGAGGCTCCACCCAGCCAGGTGAAGGCAGAGGATTCGGTGGGTGTAGCCAAGGCGGAGCTCCAGAGTCGGCAGAAACATGGGGCTGAGCTGGAGCTGGAACTTTTGGAGACTGAGAAGGCCCTCGGGAAGGCCAAGACTCTGCTGCAG ACTAAGCAGGAGGAACTGGAAGAGCTTAATAAGGAGCTGAGACAATGCAACCTGCAACAGTTCATCCAGCAGACCGGAGCACTTCCGGCCCCGCCTTCCACCcgtacagagctccacccacaCTTGGACCAGTTGGAGCTGACTCTGCTACTGCAGGACCGGGACATGGACAGTG CCTTACCCTCGCGGCCCACAGCCAAGCAGTTCCTGGGTCACCCACGCAACCTGCAGAACCCCCTGGTGTCCAGCCTCAACCccgagg TCCTGACATCCAAGGAGTCGTCTTGGAGGTAA